The bacterium genome contains a region encoding:
- a CDS encoding DUF2520 domain-containing protein, whose protein sequence is MNLSQKNNWRVGILGAGRVGSSIALALSGNKIPVSSVVSATSHSASVLAKKINCKIFSNKIEDLRTCNIIIVSVPDRQLKATAKRVMQIRFTHNSVLLIHTSGMYGATIWNQRTSENKEVKFWTAAMHPLQTFVARIDASPEIFKTYFALDGKNKPVNIVKHIVQILGGKSIMISDKDRATYHASAVIASNFLVALSHASTELLRQIYPQSNGLEKIILPIQQQTLANISKYGAAAALTGPAMRGDKQTIRLHKKAIQKHSKDILKIYTALTSYCVALSEKRQRGKHG, encoded by the coding sequence ATGAACCTATCGCAAAAAAACAACTGGCGCGTCGGCATTTTAGGAGCCGGGCGTGTGGGTTCATCTATTGCATTGGCTTTGTCGGGGAATAAAATCCCGGTATCAAGCGTTGTATCGGCTACATCTCATAGTGCTTCTGTTTTGGCCAAAAAAATAAATTGTAAAATATTCAGTAATAAAATCGAAGATTTACGTACTTGTAATATCATTATAGTTTCCGTACCCGACCGGCAGCTTAAAGCGACAGCAAAGCGTGTTATGCAGATTCGATTTACCCATAATTCCGTGTTACTTATCCACACGTCCGGCATGTATGGCGCAACTATTTGGAATCAGCGAACTTCTGAAAATAAAGAAGTAAAGTTTTGGACAGCCGCAATGCATCCATTACAAACGTTTGTAGCACGAATAGATGCATCGCCTGAAATATTTAAAACATATTTTGCACTCGACGGAAAAAACAAACCGGTGAATATCGTCAAACATATAGTACAAATACTGGGTGGAAAGTCCATTATGATATCCGATAAAGATCGCGCAACGTATCACGCCTCGGCCGTCATCGCATCCAACTTTTTAGTTGCTTTATCACATGCATCCACCGAACTTCTCCGGCAAATCTATCCTCAATCAAATGGTTTAGAAAAAATTATTTTACCTATTCAACAACAGACGTTAGCCAATATAAGCAAATATGGAGCAGCGGCTGCGTTAACTGGCCCGGCCATGCGCGGTGACAAACAAACCATTCGTCTTCACAAAAAAGCGATTCAAAAACATTCCAAAGATATTCTTAAAATATATACTGCGCTTACTTCATACTGTGTCGCTTTATCCGAAAAACGCCAAAGGGGAAAACATGGCTAA